One genomic window of Candidatus Eisenbacteria bacterium includes the following:
- a CDS encoding methyltransferase domain-containing protein → MNQMGRAAGPLPSVSGRRSPVPILHVATGFWASQALLTAVDLKVFTLLFGGPRTAPDIAQETGSNPVAMEALLDANCALGFLHRNGDRYRNDEVSNAYLVEGSPGSYVDLVRFMRDPLFGIWQGLGDTVRQGAPPVAPAAMDGVDLALARAFHNGAYALMTRLAEILDIEFSTYSRMLDVGSHTGAGALCLARRYPQLQATLFDRPIFRELAEEFIRSTKLDDRVHFEEGYPDEGKPGGEYDLVLLSHYLSQRGRPDLPKILEAVTKSLRKGGMALVTEFLLEDSKAEPREAALFRLNALASYGPRFAEALTRSDLCSLLAQAGFKDVDMVGLPMFGITAITACKA, encoded by the coding sequence ATGAATCAGATGGGTCGTGCGGCGGGGCCTCTCCCTTCGGTGTCGGGGCGTCGTAGCCCTGTTCCTATCTTGCATGTGGCAACGGGGTTCTGGGCCAGTCAGGCGCTCTTGACCGCTGTGGATCTCAAGGTTTTCACCCTTCTCTTCGGCGGCCCCAGGACCGCCCCCGATATCGCCCAGGAGACGGGCTCCAATCCGGTGGCGATGGAAGCGCTCCTGGACGCGAACTGTGCGCTGGGGTTTCTTCATCGGAACGGCGACCGCTACCGGAACGACGAAGTCTCGAACGCCTATCTCGTGGAAGGATCTCCCGGATCCTACGTGGATCTCGTCCGGTTCATGCGCGATCCCTTGTTCGGCATTTGGCAAGGGCTCGGGGACACGGTGCGCCAGGGAGCGCCCCCGGTCGCGCCGGCGGCAATGGACGGGGTGGACCTGGCGCTCGCGCGCGCGTTCCACAACGGCGCCTACGCTTTGATGACGCGCTTGGCCGAGATCCTCGACATCGAATTCAGCACGTATTCCCGCATGCTCGACGTCGGCAGCCACACGGGCGCCGGGGCGCTTTGCCTGGCCCGCCGCTACCCGCAACTCCAGGCCACCCTCTTCGACCGGCCGATTTTCCGGGAGCTGGCGGAAGAGTTCATTCGCTCGACCAAGCTCGATGACCGGGTTCATTTCGAGGAAGGCTACCCCGACGAGGGAAAGCCGGGCGGCGAGTACGACCTGGTTCTTCTCTCGCACTACCTTTCCCAGCGGGGACGGCCGGACCTCCCGAAGATCCTCGAGGCGGTGACGAAGTCCCTTCGCAAAGGCGGCATGGCCCTCGTGACCGAGTTCCTCCTGGAGGATTCGAAGGCCGAGCCGCGGGAGGCCGCCTTGTTCCGGCTCAACGCGCTGGCGAGCTACGGGCCGCGCTTCGCGGAGGCGTTGACTCGGTCCGATCTCTGCTCGCTCCTCGCGCAGGCGGGATTCAAGGACGTGGACATGGTCGGACTTCCCATGTTCGGCATCACGGCGATCACCGCGTGTAAGGCCTGA
- the add gene encoding adenosine deaminase, protein MWAWRSASCPRAIPIRSGYSSGLPKQSPHSRDSRTPPWESLVRRSPPRRRTSPWGDARRRRPILHALPKTDLHVHLDGSIRPKSLFALAKDQGVRLEVRGEAELRSFLHRLTAGVSLPTYLKAFDLTLSILQEREALERVAFELAEDAHLENIRYMEVRYCPALHVRHGLELHDTVDAVLRGLSEAGRNYGIRTGTIICGIRHLSPKLSLELADLAVAYVGRGVVGFDLAGAEKDYPAKAHREAFDRVLRNNVNVTVHAGEAFGPGSIRQALHHLGAHRIGHGTRLREDRMTLDYVNDHRIPLEMCLTSNVQTKATPSFEEHPFRDYLRLGVRVTLNTDNRLVSSTTMTDELDRAVRTFALSPMDVRQVLMNGFKSAFVPYQDKGAFLRDAVLEIDRELTRARIATGESERDLL, encoded by the coding sequence ATTTGGGCATGGCGCTCGGCGTCTTGCCCGCGAGCGATCCCGATCCGGAGCGGGTATTCCTCCGGCTTGCCCAAGCAGTCCCCGCATTCTCGGGACTCTCGTACGCCACCCTGGGAGAGCTTGGTGCGCCGATCGCCGCCGCGACGGCGGACGTCGCCGTGGGGTGACGCCCGGCGCCGCCGCCCGATCCTCCACGCGCTGCCCAAGACCGACCTTCATGTTCACCTGGACGGATCCATCCGTCCCAAGTCGCTCTTCGCGCTGGCGAAGGACCAGGGCGTCCGCCTCGAGGTGCGGGGCGAGGCCGAGCTTCGGAGCTTCCTTCACAGGCTGACCGCGGGGGTCAGCCTCCCGACCTACCTCAAGGCGTTCGACTTGACGCTCTCGATCTTGCAAGAGCGAGAAGCGCTCGAGCGCGTCGCCTTCGAGCTGGCCGAGGATGCGCACCTCGAAAATATCCGCTACATGGAGGTCCGTTACTGCCCGGCGCTCCACGTGAGGCACGGGCTCGAGCTCCACGACACCGTCGACGCCGTGTTGCGGGGGCTCTCCGAGGCGGGACGGAACTACGGGATCAGGACCGGCACGATCATCTGCGGCATCCGGCACCTGAGCCCGAAGCTCTCCTTGGAGCTGGCCGATTTGGCCGTGGCCTACGTCGGACGCGGGGTGGTCGGCTTCGACCTGGCCGGCGCGGAGAAGGACTACCCCGCGAAGGCGCATCGGGAGGCCTTCGACCGGGTCTTGCGCAACAACGTCAACGTGACCGTCCACGCGGGCGAGGCGTTTGGGCCCGGGAGCATCCGCCAGGCGCTCCATCACCTGGGGGCGCATCGGATCGGCCATGGGACGCGGCTCCGCGAGGACCGGATGACCCTCGACTATGTGAACGACCACCGCATCCCGCTCGAGATGTGCCTCACCTCCAACGTGCAGACCAAGGCCACTCCTTCCTTCGAGGAGCACCCCTTTCGCGATTACCTCAGGCTGGGCGTCCGCGTCACGCTCAATACCGACAACAGGCTCGTCTCCTCGACGACGATGACCGACGAGCTGGATCGGGCCGTGCGCACGTTCGCGCTGAGCCCGATGGACGTCCGGCAAGTCCTCATGAACGGGTTCAAATCCGCTTTCGTGCCGTACCAGGACAAGGGGGCTTTCTTGCGAGATGCTGTCTTGGAGATCGACCGGGAGCTCACGCGCGCCCGGATCGCGACCGGTGAATCGGAACGCGACCTTCTGTGA
- the ftsY gene encoding signal recognition particle-docking protein FtsY: MPFLGKITQGLKKTRDVLFGQAAAVFQRGRDLSAEDYEALETALLRADVGPSTTDKILDGVKRRLRDASFAGDAQEALGAEIEGILAGGSDELGSGSKQRPAPRSLDATPYVILVVGVNGSGKTTSIAKLASRFKEAGDSVLLVACDTFRAAAADQLEVWAARARVEIVKQRPGADPAAVAFDGMARARTRGIARVLVDTAGRLHVKVNLMEEVKKIRRVIEQQIPGAPHEVLLVLDATTGQNGVSQAREFHHALGVTGLVLAKLDGSAKGGVVLAIADTLKLPIRWVGVGEGMGDLVPFDAAEFARALVTP, encoded by the coding sequence GTGCCGTTCCTCGGGAAGATCACCCAGGGCCTCAAGAAGACCCGCGACGTGCTCTTCGGGCAGGCGGCCGCCGTGTTCCAGCGCGGCCGCGACCTGAGCGCGGAGGACTACGAGGCGCTCGAGACGGCGCTTCTTCGCGCCGACGTCGGGCCTTCCACGACGGACAAGATCCTCGACGGGGTCAAGCGGCGGCTCCGCGACGCGTCGTTCGCGGGAGACGCGCAGGAGGCGCTGGGCGCGGAGATCGAAGGGATTCTCGCGGGGGGGAGCGATGAATTGGGTTCGGGCTCAAAGCAACGACCAGCTCCTCGCTCCCTGGACGCGACCCCCTACGTGATCCTCGTCGTCGGCGTCAACGGATCCGGGAAGACGACGAGCATCGCCAAGCTCGCGAGCCGCTTCAAGGAAGCCGGAGATTCGGTTCTTCTCGTCGCGTGTGACACCTTTCGGGCCGCGGCGGCGGATCAGCTCGAGGTCTGGGCCGCGCGGGCTCGTGTGGAAATCGTGAAGCAAAGACCGGGGGCCGACCCCGCCGCGGTCGCCTTCGACGGAATGGCCCGCGCGAGGACCCGCGGCATCGCGCGCGTTCTGGTCGACACCGCGGGAAGGCTTCACGTGAAGGTCAATCTCATGGAAGAAGTGAAGAAGATCCGGCGCGTGATCGAGCAGCAGATTCCCGGCGCGCCGCACGAAGTGCTGCTCGTGCTCGACGCGACCACGGGGCAGAACGGGGTGAGCCAGGCGCGCGAGTTCCATCACGCGCTCGGCGTCACGGGGCTCGTGCTCGCGAAGCTCGACGGGAGCGCGAAGGGGGGCGTGGTGCTTGCCATCGCCGATACGCTCAAGCTTCCGATCCGCTGGGTGGGCGTGGGGGAGGGCATGGGGGATCTCGTGCCCTTCGACGCGGCCGAGTTCGCGCGGGCGCTCGTCACCCCGTAG
- the nuoD gene encoding NADH dehydrogenase (quinone) subunit D gives MATAISPEFKTITINMGPQHPSTHGVLRLVIELDGETVVSLKPVIGYLHTGMEKTMESKNYHKSITVTDRMDYLSPLGNNMAYVGAVEKLMNLELPERAQVLRVILLELTRISSHLVWLGTHAIDLGAMSVFLYCFREREKLLDVNDMVAGSRLTPSYFRVGGFFQDVPDTFVPHVSKFLDEFPIALGEYQDLLTKNRIWMKRTIGVGVISAEQAIDLAVTGPTLRGSGVRYDVRRAQPYSGYETYDFEVPLGRNGDVYDRFLCRIEEMKQSLSIVRQGLDRLRPGPVRCDNPYLFPADRTDVKLNMEELIYHFKIMSEGYSAPPGDAYFAIESPKGELGFYVVSDGGPIPHRTRVRPPSFINLQALEDMCVGRMVADTVACIGSIDIVLGEVDR, from the coding sequence ATGGCCACAGCGATTTCTCCCGAATTCAAGACCATCACGATCAACATGGGGCCGCAGCACCCCTCGACCCACGGGGTGCTGCGCCTCGTGATCGAGCTGGACGGCGAGACCGTGGTTTCCCTGAAACCGGTGATCGGTTATCTCCACACCGGCATGGAGAAAACCATGGAATCGAAGAACTACCACAAGTCGATCACCGTGACCGATCGGATGGACTACCTCTCGCCCCTCGGGAACAACATGGCGTACGTGGGCGCCGTCGAAAAGCTCATGAACCTCGAGCTTCCGGAGCGCGCGCAGGTGCTGCGGGTCATCCTGCTCGAGCTGACCCGCATCTCCTCTCATCTGGTCTGGCTGGGGACCCACGCGATCGATCTGGGCGCGATGAGCGTTTTTCTCTATTGCTTCCGCGAACGGGAGAAGCTCCTCGACGTGAACGACATGGTCGCCGGCTCCCGGCTCACGCCGAGTTACTTCCGCGTGGGAGGATTTTTCCAGGACGTCCCGGACACGTTCGTGCCTCATGTCAGCAAGTTCCTGGACGAGTTTCCGATCGCCCTCGGCGAGTACCAAGATCTTCTCACCAAAAATCGCATCTGGATGAAGCGGACGATCGGCGTGGGGGTCATCAGCGCGGAGCAGGCGATCGATCTCGCGGTCACGGGGCCCACCCTCCGCGGCAGCGGAGTCCGCTACGACGTCCGCAGGGCGCAACCCTACAGCGGTTATGAGACCTACGACTTCGAGGTGCCGCTCGGGCGAAACGGCGACGTGTACGATCGCTTTCTATGCCGGATCGAGGAGATGAAGCAGTCGCTCTCGATCGTGCGCCAAGGTCTGGATCGTCTCCGGCCCGGGCCGGTGCGGTGTGATAACCCCTACCTCTTTCCGGCGGATCGGACCGACGTGAAGCTCAACATGGAGGAGCTGATCTATCACTTCAAGATCATGTCGGAGGGGTATAGCGCTCCTCCCGGCGACGCGTACTTCGCGATCGAATCCCCGAAAGGGGAGCTCGGCTTCTATGTCGTGAGCGATGGGGGACCGATTCCCCACAGGACGCGGGTACGACCCCCGTCGTTCATCAATCTGCAGGCGCTCGAGGACATGTGTGTCGGGCGCATGGTGGCCGACACGGTGGCGTGCATCGGGAGCATCGACATCGTTCTGGGCGAGGTGGACCGCTGA
- a CDS encoding NADH-quinone oxidoreductase subunit B → MGLEELVPDGILTTTVEKMINWARRSSLWPATFGLACCAIEMMATSASRYDLARFGAEVFRASPRQADLMIVAGRVSKKMAPVLKRIYDQMPEPKWVISMGACASCGGIFNNYAIVQGVDTVVPVDVYVPGCPPRPEALIYGIMKLQEKIDKQRLKQAPPVAESEPPRIATETSSATA, encoded by the coding sequence ATGGGCTTGGAAGAGCTGGTTCCGGACGGAATCCTCACCACAACCGTCGAGAAGATGATCAACTGGGCGCGCCGGTCCTCGCTTTGGCCGGCGACCTTCGGGCTGGCGTGTTGCGCCATCGAGATGATGGCCACGAGCGCGTCGCGCTACGACCTTGCCCGGTTTGGAGCCGAGGTGTTCCGCGCGTCTCCCCGGCAGGCGGATCTCATGATCGTCGCCGGACGCGTGAGCAAGAAAATGGCGCCGGTCCTGAAGCGGATTTACGACCAGATGCCCGAGCCGAAGTGGGTCATCTCGATGGGGGCGTGTGCCTCGTGCGGAGGAATTTTCAACAACTACGCGATCGTCCAGGGAGTCGATACGGTCGTGCCGGTGGACGTCTACGTCCCCGGGTGCCCGCCGCGTCCGGAGGCGCTCATCTACGGAATCATGAAGCTCCAGGAGAAGATTGACAAACAGCGCCTGAAGCAGGCTCCCCCCGTGGCCGAGAGCGAGCCTCCGCGCATCGCGACCGAAACGAGCAGCGCCACCGCCTGA
- the nuoI gene encoding NADH-quinone oxidoreductase subunit NuoI, with protein MISELMKGLSITLSHFFKKPVTLRYPEVRMEMFPRFRGLHELHRYENGLERCVCCGLCAAVCPADAIYMEAAENSETERYSAGERYAKRYEIDMLRCIFCGYCEEACPEDAIFLGHNFELSDYSRDSFIYSKEQLLVPVGTTHTPGIVRGR; from the coding sequence ATGATCTCCGAGCTGATGAAGGGCCTTTCGATCACGCTGTCGCATTTTTTCAAGAAGCCGGTGACGCTCCGCTATCCCGAGGTGAGGATGGAGATGTTTCCCAGATTTCGCGGCTTGCACGAGCTTCACCGCTACGAAAACGGGCTCGAGCGCTGCGTCTGCTGCGGGCTTTGCGCCGCGGTGTGCCCGGCCGACGCGATCTACATGGAGGCAGCGGAAAACTCGGAAACGGAGCGCTATTCGGCGGGGGAGCGTTATGCCAAGCGATACGAAATCGACATGCTGCGATGCATCTTTTGCGGATACTGCGAGGAGGCGTGTCCGGAAGACGCGATCTTCCTCGGACATAATTTCGAACTCTCCGACTACTCGCGGGATTCCTTCATCTACTCCAAGGAGCAGCTCTTAGTGCCTGTCGGCACGACCCACACTCCCGGCATCGTGCGCGGGCGCTAG
- a CDS encoding GGDEF domain-containing protein, with protein MNESQRIRTAIFSSLRLHEESPLEGKRPIDLALGDLDAGRRDEITYEIAERLIEAGLLESVDRFQRDGKAYVRYRTPGSGESFLLAAAERRAPGDEKLVRASKPHWQTRSRLLYRVISHLIAVERKLFTRDERNAEYLQTDPADILRTIQLSATKILECDETRLYSLARGFDTRYAQPVSEGGPWNRTIAENWVGRRALPVYVEDLAKPGYVRVMIDAEAMDATMHVAIAPYEQPSPPDGFRSLAMARVGEPGTPFLYVLEAWSRTPEFFSEERMGLLSVVAEHATDLLVTLKKLGMLVMIDELTGVYNRPYFGRQLDREIARAYREGRPMSLVIGDLDNFKQLNDLYGYEAGNAVLRDVSQMLASSVRPFDTVARWGGEEFALILSAETTPTEARDICERLRLKIQNLAIVVPTMEGRENAVRVTMSLGGAMFPADVSLGADRTRGLDAGGREKISHELWNRANVNLRQAKSLGKNQVVFGEGAVGEGRRASPTG; from the coding sequence ATGAACGAATCCCAGCGCATCCGTACGGCAATTTTTTCCTCGCTCCGCCTTCATGAAGAATCCCCCCTCGAAGGGAAGCGCCCGATCGACCTCGCCCTCGGGGACCTGGACGCGGGTCGCCGGGATGAGATCACCTACGAGATTGCAGAGCGGCTGATCGAGGCCGGTCTTCTCGAGAGCGTCGACCGCTTTCAGCGCGACGGGAAAGCCTACGTCCGGTACCGCACGCCGGGCTCCGGCGAATCCTTCCTTCTTGCGGCGGCGGAACGACGCGCCCCGGGGGACGAGAAACTCGTCCGCGCTTCGAAACCCCACTGGCAAACCCGGAGCCGCCTTCTGTACCGGGTGATCTCGCACCTGATTGCGGTGGAGCGGAAGCTCTTCACCCGCGACGAGCGCAATGCCGAATACCTCCAGACCGACCCCGCGGATATCCTTCGCACGATCCAGCTTTCGGCCACGAAGATCCTCGAATGCGACGAGACGCGCCTCTATTCGCTGGCGCGCGGCTTCGACACGCGGTACGCCCAGCCGGTGAGCGAGGGGGGGCCGTGGAACCGAACGATCGCGGAGAATTGGGTCGGCCGACGCGCCCTTCCCGTTTACGTCGAAGATCTGGCAAAGCCGGGATACGTGCGCGTCATGATCGATGCGGAAGCGATGGACGCGACCATGCACGTCGCGATCGCGCCGTACGAGCAGCCGAGCCCGCCGGATGGTTTTCGCTCGCTCGCGATGGCGCGGGTCGGCGAGCCGGGGACGCCCTTTCTCTATGTTTTGGAGGCATGGAGCCGAACGCCCGAATTCTTCTCCGAGGAAAGAATGGGGCTCCTGAGCGTGGTCGCCGAGCATGCGACCGACCTTCTTGTCACGCTCAAGAAGCTCGGGATGCTCGTGATGATCGACGAGCTGACCGGCGTCTACAATCGGCCCTATTTCGGCCGCCAGCTCGACCGCGAGATCGCCCGCGCCTATCGCGAAGGCCGGCCGATGTCGCTCGTGATCGGGGATCTCGACAATTTCAAGCAGCTGAACGACCTCTACGGCTATGAGGCGGGAAACGCCGTCCTCCGCGACGTATCGCAAATGCTCGCGTCGAGCGTGAGACCCTTCGACACGGTCGCGCGATGGGGGGGCGAGGAATTCGCGCTCATCCTGAGCGCCGAGACGACACCCACGGAGGCACGCGACATCTGCGAGCGGCTGAGGCTCAAGATTCAAAACCTCGCGATCGTGGTCCCCACGATGGAGGGGCGTGAGAACGCGGTGCGGGTCACGATGAGCCTCGGAGGGGCCATGTTCCCGGCCGACGTCTCGCTCGGCGCCGACCGCACGCGCGGGCTGGATGCCGGCGGACGCGAGAAAATTTCACACGAGCTCTGGAACCGGGCGAACGTCAATCTCCGCCAGGCGAAATCCCTGGGGAAAAACCAGGTGGTGTTCGGCGAGGGTGCCGTAGGCGAGGGGCGGCGCGCGAGCCCTACGGGGTGA
- a CDS encoding ZIP family magnesium transporter has product MLEGWILALGFGLVAGLANVAGGLLALSQRSWDRVRQSYFVAAGAGFMLAAVLLRMTPESYRLAAGQGHPGITVGTLLLLGYLCVHAAEHVLVGHFHFGEETHHEHWVEPVVGTTALLGLLLHAFFDGVSIGSGFLVQPGLGILVAIAILLHKIPEGFTVASIMTAAGRSPREAGLSATWLGLATLCGVATISLWSGLVRFALPFSAGAALYVAASDLIPAVNETKGIRMALWVFGGVIFFYATEALLDSLGF; this is encoded by the coding sequence GTGCTCGAGGGCTGGATCCTCGCTCTTGGCTTCGGCTTGGTCGCCGGCCTCGCGAATGTCGCCGGCGGGTTGCTCGCGCTGAGTCAGCGGAGCTGGGACCGTGTCCGGCAGAGCTATTTCGTGGCCGCGGGCGCAGGCTTCATGCTGGCCGCGGTCCTGCTGCGGATGACCCCGGAGAGCTATCGACTCGCCGCCGGGCAGGGGCACCCGGGAATCACCGTCGGGACCCTTCTGCTCCTGGGATACCTTTGCGTACACGCCGCCGAGCACGTGCTCGTGGGCCACTTCCATTTCGGTGAGGAGACCCACCACGAGCACTGGGTCGAGCCGGTCGTGGGGACCACGGCGCTCCTGGGTCTTCTTCTCCACGCCTTTTTCGATGGGGTCTCGATCGGCTCGGGGTTCCTCGTGCAGCCGGGGCTGGGAATCCTCGTCGCGATCGCCATCCTCTTGCACAAGATCCCCGAGGGCTTCACGGTCGCGTCGATCATGACCGCCGCGGGGCGCTCGCCGCGCGAGGCCGGATTGAGCGCAACCTGGCTCGGGCTGGCGACCCTTTGCGGCGTGGCGACGATCTCGCTCTGGTCCGGGCTCGTACGCTTCGCGCTCCCGTTCTCGGCGGGGGCCGCGCTTTATGTCGCGGCTTCGGATCTGATCCCGGCGGTGAACGAGACCAAGGGGATCCGTATGGCCCTCTGGGTGTTCGGGGGCGTGATCTTTTTCTACGCGACCGAGGCGCTCCTCGATTCCCTGGGGTTCTAA
- the nuoF gene encoding NADH-quinone oxidoreductase subunit NuoF encodes MLTATFEPVLTKTMGYPDSHTLEVYKKHGGYEALDMALQKQPDEIIDMVKRSGLRGRGGAGFPTGTKWGFVPKSIDRPKYMCVNADESEPGAFKDRLICQKDPHQLLEGTLIGSYAIGANRAYIYIRGEFAHEARLLEEAIEEARGAGLVGRDILGSGWSCEVTMYVGAGAYICGEETGLIESLEGKRGWPRLKPPFPAVVGLFGCPTVVNNVETLACVPHIVKRGWEWFGSIGPERNSGPKLYGLSGHVNNPGVYELPMGVSLRELIDEYGGGVPGGRPVKGVIPGGASCPVLRGDEIDLSMDFDSLTRAGSLFGTGTPIVMDDTTCMVRAAWITARFFAHESCGQCTPCREGCGWMQRLLWKIETGEGEERDLDTLLSVTDQIEGNTICALGDAAAWPARGFAKKYREEFLQHIREKRCPLSGGSLH; translated from the coding sequence ATGCTGACCGCGACGTTCGAGCCCGTCCTCACCAAGACCATGGGATACCCGGACTCTCACACGCTCGAGGTGTACAAGAAACACGGCGGGTACGAGGCGCTCGACATGGCGCTTCAGAAGCAGCCCGATGAAATCATCGACATGGTGAAGCGGTCGGGGCTGCGCGGCCGGGGCGGCGCAGGATTCCCGACGGGTACCAAGTGGGGGTTCGTCCCGAAATCAATCGACAGGCCGAAGTACATGTGCGTGAACGCGGACGAGAGCGAGCCGGGCGCGTTCAAGGACCGGCTCATCTGCCAGAAGGATCCGCACCAGCTTCTGGAGGGAACGCTGATCGGCTCCTACGCGATCGGGGCGAACCGCGCCTACATCTACATCCGGGGGGAGTTCGCGCACGAGGCGCGCCTGCTCGAGGAAGCCATCGAGGAGGCTCGCGGGGCGGGCCTCGTCGGCAGGGATATCCTGGGCTCCGGCTGGTCGTGCGAGGTCACGATGTACGTGGGCGCGGGCGCCTACATCTGCGGTGAAGAGACCGGGCTCATCGAATCGCTCGAGGGAAAGCGCGGGTGGCCGCGTCTCAAGCCGCCCTTCCCGGCGGTCGTAGGGCTCTTCGGCTGCCCGACCGTCGTGAACAACGTGGAGACCCTGGCGTGCGTGCCTCACATCGTGAAGCGCGGCTGGGAGTGGTTCGGCTCGATCGGCCCCGAGCGGAACAGCGGCCCCAAGCTCTACGGCCTGAGCGGCCATGTCAACAATCCCGGTGTCTACGAGCTGCCGATGGGGGTTTCCCTGCGCGAGCTGATCGACGAGTACGGTGGGGGCGTCCCGGGGGGCCGGCCGGTGAAGGGGGTCATCCCCGGCGGCGCGTCCTGCCCGGTCCTCCGCGGCGATGAAATCGACCTCTCGATGGATTTCGATTCCCTGACGAGGGCCGGATCGCTTTTCGGGACGGGCACGCCGATCGTCATGGACGACACGACGTGCATGGTCCGCGCGGCGTGGATCACGGCAAGATTTTTCGCGCACGAGTCGTGCGGCCAATGCACTCCGTGCCGCGAGGGATGTGGTTGGATGCAGCGCCTGCTCTGGAAGATCGAAACGGGCGAGGGGGAGGAACGCGACCTGGATACGCTTCTCTCCGTCACCGATCAGATCGAAGGGAACACGATCTGCGCTCTGGGTGACGCGGCCGCGTGGCCCGCCCGCGGCTTTGCGAAGAAGTACCGGGAGGAGTTCCTCCAGCACATCCGCGAGAAGCGCTGCCCCCTGAGCGGCGGCTCGCTCCACTAG
- a CDS encoding MBL fold metallo-hydrolase, with product MTVRLERFSVGPLDNNLYLLTAASGTEAVVVDPSLESEHVLAEISRRGLDVRRILLTHAHIDHILMVKRFHDATGAPVWLHAADRFLYERGSEQAASIGFPWPGSVPIAHTIEDGEAVGIPGIEIRAIHTPGHSPGSVTFETTEGLIVGDVLFRGSVGRADLPGGDWPTLVRSIRERLFPFPGDTRVYPGHGPETTIGLEIRTNPFVGEPALEGA from the coding sequence CTGACCGTGCGGCTGGAGCGGTTCTCGGTCGGCCCGCTCGACAACAACCTCTATCTGCTCACCGCCGCGTCGGGAACCGAAGCGGTGGTCGTCGACCCCTCGCTCGAGAGCGAGCACGTGCTCGCCGAGATATCGCGGCGCGGGCTTGACGTGCGGCGGATCCTCCTCACCCACGCCCACATCGACCATATCCTCATGGTGAAGCGTTTCCACGACGCGACCGGGGCGCCGGTGTGGCTCCATGCCGCAGATCGGTTCCTGTACGAGCGTGGGTCGGAACAGGCCGCCTCCATCGGGTTCCCCTGGCCGGGCTCGGTTCCCATCGCGCACACGATCGAAGACGGCGAGGCGGTCGGGATCCCGGGCATCGAGATCCGGGCGATCCACACGCCGGGGCATTCACCCGGAAGCGTGACCTTCGAGACGACAGAAGGGTTGATCGTGGGCGACGTGCTCTTCCGAGGCTCGGTCGGACGGGCCGATCTTCCGGGGGGCGACTGGCCGACCCTCGTCCGTTCCATCCGAGAGCGGCTCTTCCCGTTCCCCGGAGATACCCGGGTCTACCCCGGGCACGGCCCCGAGACCACGATCGGCCTCGAGATCCGGACGAATCCCTTCGTCGGGGAGCCGGCGCTCGAGGGGGCGTAG